The following proteins are co-located in the Theropithecus gelada isolate Dixy chromosome 19, Tgel_1.0, whole genome shotgun sequence genome:
- the ZNF112 gene encoding zinc finger protein 112 isoform X3 codes for MVETETPKDGCSGRKNQQKMESIQEVTVSYLSPKELSSCQTWQQSAGGLIRCQDFLKVFQGKNSQLQEQGDSLCQVWAGIPVQISEDENYILTHIGNGSNYIKSQEYPSWRAHHSWRKMYLKESCNYQCRCQQISMKNNFCKCDSVSWISHHNDKLEVHRKENYSCHDCGEDIVKVSLFNQDSIQTEETPYPCTGYRKAFNNDSSSEVHQQFHLKGKPYTYSSHGKGCSYSSLLHIHQNIQREDDIENSHLKSYQRVHTEEKPCKCSEYGGNFNHYSPLNTYELIHTGEMSYRCNIYEKAFSHSLDLNSIFRVHTRDEPHECEENENVFNQSSCLQVHQKIHTEEKLYTDVEYGKSFICSSNLDIQHRVHMEENSYNSEECGNGFSLASHFQDLQIVHTKEQPYKRYVCGNSFSHNLYLQGHPKIHIGEKPHKECGNSFNWSSKLKDHQRVHTGQKPYKCNICGKGFNHRSVLNVHQRVHTGEKPYKCEECDKGFSRSSYLQAHQRVHTGEKPYKCEECGKGFSRNSYLQGHQRVHTGEKPYKCEECGKGFSRSSHLQGHQRVHTGEKPFKCEECGKGFSWSFNLQIHQRVHTGEKPYKCEECGKGFSKASTLLAHQRVHTGEKPYQCDECGKSFSQRSYLQSHQSVHSGERPYICEVCGKGFSQRAYLQGHQRVHTRVKPYKCEMCGKGFSQSSRLEAHRRVHTGGKPYKCEVCTKGFSESSRLQAHQRVHAEGRPYKCEQCGKGFSGYSSLQAHHRVHTGEKPYKCEVCGKGFSQRSNLQAHQRVHTGEKPYKCDACGKGFRWSSGLLIHQRVHTSDKFYRSEDFGKDYPSSENLHRNEDSVSF; via the coding sequence GAAGGAAGAATCAACAAAAGATGGAGAGTATTCAGGAAGTAACAGTAAGCTACCTTTCCCCCAAAGAGCTTTCCTCCTGTCAGACCTGGCAACAAAGTGCAGGTGGGTTAATCAGGTGTCAAGATTTCTTGAAAGTTTTTCAAGGGAAGAATTCTCAGTTGCAAGAACAAGGTGATTCCCTCTGCCAGGTTTGGGCAGGAATACCAGTTCAGATTTCTGAAGATGAGAACTATATATTGACTCATATAGGGAATGGCTCCAATTATATAAAAAGTCAAGAGTATCCATCTTGGAGGGCACATCATTCTTGGAGAAAAATGTATCTGAAAGAGTCATGTAATTATCAGTGTAGATGTCAGCAAATTtccatgaaaaataatttctgtaagtGTGACAGCGTCAGTTGGATCTCACATCACAATGATAAACTGGAagtacacagaaaagaaaactacagctgCCATGACTGTGGAGAAGATATCGTGAAGGTATCATTATTTAATCAGGATTCAATTCAAACAGAGGAGACGCCCTATCCATGTACTGGGTATAGAAAAGCCTTCAATAATGACTCCAGCTCTGAAGTTCATCAGCAGTTCCATTTGAAAGGGAAGCCCTATACATACAGTTCACATGGAAAGGGCTGTAGTTATAGTTCACTTCTTCACATTCATCAAAATATTCAGAGAGAAGATGATATTGAGAATTCACATCTGAAATCCTATCAGAGAGTGCATACAGAGGAGAAACCATGCAAATGTAGTGAGTATGGTGGGAATTTCAATCACTATTCCCCTCTTAACACTTATGAACTTATCCACACAGGTGAGATGTCCTATAGGTGCAACATTTATGAGAAAGCCTTCAGTCATAGCTTAGACCTTAATAGTATTTTTAGGGTCCATACTAGGGATGAACCCCATGAATGTGAGGAAAATGAGAATGTCTTTAATCAGAGTTCATGTCTTCAAGTCCATCAAAAAATCCACACTGAAGAGAAACTATACACAGATGTAGAGTATGGAAAGAGTTTCATTTGTAGTTCAAATCTTGACATTCAGCATAGGGTTCATATGGAAGAGAATTCCTACAATTCTGAGGAGTGTGGTAATGGCTTCAGTCTGGCCTCACATTTTCAAGACCTTCAGATAGTGCACACCAAGGAACAACCATATAAACGCTATGTGTGTGGTAACAGCTTCAGCCATAATTTGTATCTTCAAGGTCATCCAAAAATTCACATTGGAGAGAAACCACATAAGGAGTGTGGGAATAGCTTCAACTGGAGCTCAAAACTTAAAGATCATCAGAGAGTCCACACTGGACAGAAGCCATACAAATGCAATATATGCGGCAAAGGTTTCAATCATAGATCAGTTCTAAACGTTCATCAGAGAgtccacacaggagagaaaccttatAAATGTGAGGAATGTGATAAGGGATTCAGTCGGAGTTCATATCTTCAAGCCCATCAGAGAGTacacactggagaaaaaccttaTAAATGTGAGGAATGTGGGAAGGGGTTCAGTCGAAATTCATACCTTCAAGGCCATCagagagttcacactggagaaaaaccaTACAAGTGTGAGGAGTGTGGGAAGGGCTTCAGTCGGAGTTCACACCTTCAAGGCCATCAGAGAGtccacactggagaaaaaccaTTCAAATGTGAGGAGTGTGGGAAGGGGTTCAGTTGGAGCTTTAATCTTCAAATTCATCAGAGGGTTCACACAGGGgaaaaaccctataaatgtgaagaatgtggtaaAGGCTTCAGTAAGGCCTCAACACTTTTGGCCCATCAGAGGGTCCACACAGGAGAGAAGCCATACCAATGTGATGAGTGTGGTAAGAGTTTCAGTCAGAGATCATACCTTCAAAGTCATCAGAGTGTCCATTCTGGAGAAAGACCATATATATGTGAGGTATGTGGAAAGGGCTTCAGTCAGAGAGCATATCTTCAAGGTCATCAGAGAGTCCACACTAGAGTGAAACCGTATAAGTGTGAGATGTGTGGGAAGGGCTTTAGTCAGAGTTCGCGCCTTGAAGCACATCGGAGGGTTCACACAGGAGGGAAACCATACAAATGTGAGGTGTGTACAAAGGGTTTCAGTGAGAGTTCACGCCTTCAAGCACACCAAAGGGTTCATGCAGAAGGGAGACCCTATAAATGTGAACAGTGTGGTAAGGGTTTCAGTGGGTATTCAAGTCTTCAAGCCCATCACAGAGTCCACACTGGggagaaaccatacaaatgtgaGGTATGTGGAAAGGGCTTCAGTCAGAGATCAAATCTTCAGGCTCATCAGAGAgtccacacaggagagaaaccatacaaatgtgaTGCATGTGGTAAGGGTTTCCGTTGGAGCTCAGGTCTTCTGATTCATCAAAGAGTCCATACTAGTGATAAATTCTATAGAAGTGAAGACTTTGGTAAGGACTACCCTTCATCAGAGAATCTACACAGAAATGAAGATTCTGTTTCGTTTTGA
- the ZNF112 gene encoding zinc finger protein 112 isoform X2 — translation MVTFKDVAVVFTEEELGLLDSVQRKLYRDVMLENFRNLLLVAHQPFKPDLISQLEREEKLLMVETETPKDGCSGRKNQQKMESIQEVTVSYLSPKELSSCQTWQQSAGGLIRCQDFLKVFQGKNSQLQEQGDSLCQVWAGIPVQISEDENYILTHIGNGSNYIKSQEYPSWRAHHSWRKMYLKESCNYQCRCQQISMKNNFCKCDSVSWISHHNDKLEVHRKENYSCHDCGEDIVKVSLFNQDSIQTEETPYPCTGYRKAFNNDSSSEVHQQFHLKGKPYTYSSHGKGCSYSSLLHIHQNIQREDDIENSHLKSYQRVHTEEKPCKCSEYGGNFNHYSPLNTYELIHTGEMSYRCNIYEKAFSHSLDLNSIFRVHTRDEPHECEENENVFNQSSCLQVHQKIHTEEKLYTDVEYGKSFICSSNLDIQHRVHMEENSYNSEECGNGFSLASHFQDLQIVHTKEQPYKRYVCGNSFSHNLYLQGHPKIHIGEKPHKECGNSFNWSSKLKDHQRVHTGQKPYKCNICGKGFNHRSVLNVHQRVHTGEKPYKCEECDKGFSRSSYLQAHQRVHTGEKPYKCEECGKGFSRNSYLQGHQRVHTGEKPYKCEECGKGFSRSSHLQGHQRVHTGEKPFKCEECGKGFSWSFNLQIHQRVHTGEKPYKCEECGKGFSKASTLLAHQRVHTGEKPYQCDECGKSFSQRSYLQSHQSVHSGERPYICEVCGKGFSQRAYLQGHQRVHTRVKPYKCEMCGKGFSQSSRLEAHRRVHTGGKPYKCEVCTKGFSESSRLQAHQRVHAEGRPYKCEQCGKGFSGYSSLQAHHRVHTGEKPYKCEVCGKGFSQRSNLQAHQRVHTGEKPYKCDACGKGFRWSSGLLIHQRVHTSDKFYRSEDFGKDYPSSENLHRNEDSVSF, via the coding sequence GAAGGAAGAATCAACAAAAGATGGAGAGTATTCAGGAAGTAACAGTAAGCTACCTTTCCCCCAAAGAGCTTTCCTCCTGTCAGACCTGGCAACAAAGTGCAGGTGGGTTAATCAGGTGTCAAGATTTCTTGAAAGTTTTTCAAGGGAAGAATTCTCAGTTGCAAGAACAAGGTGATTCCCTCTGCCAGGTTTGGGCAGGAATACCAGTTCAGATTTCTGAAGATGAGAACTATATATTGACTCATATAGGGAATGGCTCCAATTATATAAAAAGTCAAGAGTATCCATCTTGGAGGGCACATCATTCTTGGAGAAAAATGTATCTGAAAGAGTCATGTAATTATCAGTGTAGATGTCAGCAAATTtccatgaaaaataatttctgtaagtGTGACAGCGTCAGTTGGATCTCACATCACAATGATAAACTGGAagtacacagaaaagaaaactacagctgCCATGACTGTGGAGAAGATATCGTGAAGGTATCATTATTTAATCAGGATTCAATTCAAACAGAGGAGACGCCCTATCCATGTACTGGGTATAGAAAAGCCTTCAATAATGACTCCAGCTCTGAAGTTCATCAGCAGTTCCATTTGAAAGGGAAGCCCTATACATACAGTTCACATGGAAAGGGCTGTAGTTATAGTTCACTTCTTCACATTCATCAAAATATTCAGAGAGAAGATGATATTGAGAATTCACATCTGAAATCCTATCAGAGAGTGCATACAGAGGAGAAACCATGCAAATGTAGTGAGTATGGTGGGAATTTCAATCACTATTCCCCTCTTAACACTTATGAACTTATCCACACAGGTGAGATGTCCTATAGGTGCAACATTTATGAGAAAGCCTTCAGTCATAGCTTAGACCTTAATAGTATTTTTAGGGTCCATACTAGGGATGAACCCCATGAATGTGAGGAAAATGAGAATGTCTTTAATCAGAGTTCATGTCTTCAAGTCCATCAAAAAATCCACACTGAAGAGAAACTATACACAGATGTAGAGTATGGAAAGAGTTTCATTTGTAGTTCAAATCTTGACATTCAGCATAGGGTTCATATGGAAGAGAATTCCTACAATTCTGAGGAGTGTGGTAATGGCTTCAGTCTGGCCTCACATTTTCAAGACCTTCAGATAGTGCACACCAAGGAACAACCATATAAACGCTATGTGTGTGGTAACAGCTTCAGCCATAATTTGTATCTTCAAGGTCATCCAAAAATTCACATTGGAGAGAAACCACATAAGGAGTGTGGGAATAGCTTCAACTGGAGCTCAAAACTTAAAGATCATCAGAGAGTCCACACTGGACAGAAGCCATACAAATGCAATATATGCGGCAAAGGTTTCAATCATAGATCAGTTCTAAACGTTCATCAGAGAgtccacacaggagagaaaccttatAAATGTGAGGAATGTGATAAGGGATTCAGTCGGAGTTCATATCTTCAAGCCCATCAGAGAGTacacactggagaaaaaccttaTAAATGTGAGGAATGTGGGAAGGGGTTCAGTCGAAATTCATACCTTCAAGGCCATCagagagttcacactggagaaaaaccaTACAAGTGTGAGGAGTGTGGGAAGGGCTTCAGTCGGAGTTCACACCTTCAAGGCCATCAGAGAGtccacactggagaaaaaccaTTCAAATGTGAGGAGTGTGGGAAGGGGTTCAGTTGGAGCTTTAATCTTCAAATTCATCAGAGGGTTCACACAGGGgaaaaaccctataaatgtgaagaatgtggtaaAGGCTTCAGTAAGGCCTCAACACTTTTGGCCCATCAGAGGGTCCACACAGGAGAGAAGCCATACCAATGTGATGAGTGTGGTAAGAGTTTCAGTCAGAGATCATACCTTCAAAGTCATCAGAGTGTCCATTCTGGAGAAAGACCATATATATGTGAGGTATGTGGAAAGGGCTTCAGTCAGAGAGCATATCTTCAAGGTCATCAGAGAGTCCACACTAGAGTGAAACCGTATAAGTGTGAGATGTGTGGGAAGGGCTTTAGTCAGAGTTCGCGCCTTGAAGCACATCGGAGGGTTCACACAGGAGGGAAACCATACAAATGTGAGGTGTGTACAAAGGGTTTCAGTGAGAGTTCACGCCTTCAAGCACACCAAAGGGTTCATGCAGAAGGGAGACCCTATAAATGTGAACAGTGTGGTAAGGGTTTCAGTGGGTATTCAAGTCTTCAAGCCCATCACAGAGTCCACACTGGggagaaaccatacaaatgtgaGGTATGTGGAAAGGGCTTCAGTCAGAGATCAAATCTTCAGGCTCATCAGAGAgtccacacaggagagaaaccatacaaatgtgaTGCATGTGGTAAGGGTTTCCGTTGGAGCTCAGGTCTTCTGATTCATCAAAGAGTCCATACTAGTGATAAATTCTATAGAAGTGAAGACTTTGGTAAGGACTACCCTTCATCAGAGAATCTACACAGAAATGAAGATTCTGTTTCGTTTTGA
- the ZNF112 gene encoding zinc finger protein 112 isoform X1: MTNFQEMVTFKDVAVVFTEEELGLLDSVQRKLYRDVMLENFRNLLLVAHQPFKPDLISQLEREEKLLMVETETPKDGCSGRKNQQKMESIQEVTVSYLSPKELSSCQTWQQSAGGLIRCQDFLKVFQGKNSQLQEQGDSLCQVWAGIPVQISEDENYILTHIGNGSNYIKSQEYPSWRAHHSWRKMYLKESCNYQCRCQQISMKNNFCKCDSVSWISHHNDKLEVHRKENYSCHDCGEDIVKVSLFNQDSIQTEETPYPCTGYRKAFNNDSSSEVHQQFHLKGKPYTYSSHGKGCSYSSLLHIHQNIQREDDIENSHLKSYQRVHTEEKPCKCSEYGGNFNHYSPLNTYELIHTGEMSYRCNIYEKAFSHSLDLNSIFRVHTRDEPHECEENENVFNQSSCLQVHQKIHTEEKLYTDVEYGKSFICSSNLDIQHRVHMEENSYNSEECGNGFSLASHFQDLQIVHTKEQPYKRYVCGNSFSHNLYLQGHPKIHIGEKPHKECGNSFNWSSKLKDHQRVHTGQKPYKCNICGKGFNHRSVLNVHQRVHTGEKPYKCEECDKGFSRSSYLQAHQRVHTGEKPYKCEECGKGFSRNSYLQGHQRVHTGEKPYKCEECGKGFSRSSHLQGHQRVHTGEKPFKCEECGKGFSWSFNLQIHQRVHTGEKPYKCEECGKGFSKASTLLAHQRVHTGEKPYQCDECGKSFSQRSYLQSHQSVHSGERPYICEVCGKGFSQRAYLQGHQRVHTRVKPYKCEMCGKGFSQSSRLEAHRRVHTGGKPYKCEVCTKGFSESSRLQAHQRVHAEGRPYKCEQCGKGFSGYSSLQAHHRVHTGEKPYKCEVCGKGFSQRSNLQAHQRVHTGEKPYKCDACGKGFRWSSGLLIHQRVHTSDKFYRSEDFGKDYPSSENLHRNEDSVSF; the protein is encoded by the coding sequence GAAGGAAGAATCAACAAAAGATGGAGAGTATTCAGGAAGTAACAGTAAGCTACCTTTCCCCCAAAGAGCTTTCCTCCTGTCAGACCTGGCAACAAAGTGCAGGTGGGTTAATCAGGTGTCAAGATTTCTTGAAAGTTTTTCAAGGGAAGAATTCTCAGTTGCAAGAACAAGGTGATTCCCTCTGCCAGGTTTGGGCAGGAATACCAGTTCAGATTTCTGAAGATGAGAACTATATATTGACTCATATAGGGAATGGCTCCAATTATATAAAAAGTCAAGAGTATCCATCTTGGAGGGCACATCATTCTTGGAGAAAAATGTATCTGAAAGAGTCATGTAATTATCAGTGTAGATGTCAGCAAATTtccatgaaaaataatttctgtaagtGTGACAGCGTCAGTTGGATCTCACATCACAATGATAAACTGGAagtacacagaaaagaaaactacagctgCCATGACTGTGGAGAAGATATCGTGAAGGTATCATTATTTAATCAGGATTCAATTCAAACAGAGGAGACGCCCTATCCATGTACTGGGTATAGAAAAGCCTTCAATAATGACTCCAGCTCTGAAGTTCATCAGCAGTTCCATTTGAAAGGGAAGCCCTATACATACAGTTCACATGGAAAGGGCTGTAGTTATAGTTCACTTCTTCACATTCATCAAAATATTCAGAGAGAAGATGATATTGAGAATTCACATCTGAAATCCTATCAGAGAGTGCATACAGAGGAGAAACCATGCAAATGTAGTGAGTATGGTGGGAATTTCAATCACTATTCCCCTCTTAACACTTATGAACTTATCCACACAGGTGAGATGTCCTATAGGTGCAACATTTATGAGAAAGCCTTCAGTCATAGCTTAGACCTTAATAGTATTTTTAGGGTCCATACTAGGGATGAACCCCATGAATGTGAGGAAAATGAGAATGTCTTTAATCAGAGTTCATGTCTTCAAGTCCATCAAAAAATCCACACTGAAGAGAAACTATACACAGATGTAGAGTATGGAAAGAGTTTCATTTGTAGTTCAAATCTTGACATTCAGCATAGGGTTCATATGGAAGAGAATTCCTACAATTCTGAGGAGTGTGGTAATGGCTTCAGTCTGGCCTCACATTTTCAAGACCTTCAGATAGTGCACACCAAGGAACAACCATATAAACGCTATGTGTGTGGTAACAGCTTCAGCCATAATTTGTATCTTCAAGGTCATCCAAAAATTCACATTGGAGAGAAACCACATAAGGAGTGTGGGAATAGCTTCAACTGGAGCTCAAAACTTAAAGATCATCAGAGAGTCCACACTGGACAGAAGCCATACAAATGCAATATATGCGGCAAAGGTTTCAATCATAGATCAGTTCTAAACGTTCATCAGAGAgtccacacaggagagaaaccttatAAATGTGAGGAATGTGATAAGGGATTCAGTCGGAGTTCATATCTTCAAGCCCATCAGAGAGTacacactggagaaaaaccttaTAAATGTGAGGAATGTGGGAAGGGGTTCAGTCGAAATTCATACCTTCAAGGCCATCagagagttcacactggagaaaaaccaTACAAGTGTGAGGAGTGTGGGAAGGGCTTCAGTCGGAGTTCACACCTTCAAGGCCATCAGAGAGtccacactggagaaaaaccaTTCAAATGTGAGGAGTGTGGGAAGGGGTTCAGTTGGAGCTTTAATCTTCAAATTCATCAGAGGGTTCACACAGGGgaaaaaccctataaatgtgaagaatgtggtaaAGGCTTCAGTAAGGCCTCAACACTTTTGGCCCATCAGAGGGTCCACACAGGAGAGAAGCCATACCAATGTGATGAGTGTGGTAAGAGTTTCAGTCAGAGATCATACCTTCAAAGTCATCAGAGTGTCCATTCTGGAGAAAGACCATATATATGTGAGGTATGTGGAAAGGGCTTCAGTCAGAGAGCATATCTTCAAGGTCATCAGAGAGTCCACACTAGAGTGAAACCGTATAAGTGTGAGATGTGTGGGAAGGGCTTTAGTCAGAGTTCGCGCCTTGAAGCACATCGGAGGGTTCACACAGGAGGGAAACCATACAAATGTGAGGTGTGTACAAAGGGTTTCAGTGAGAGTTCACGCCTTCAAGCACACCAAAGGGTTCATGCAGAAGGGAGACCCTATAAATGTGAACAGTGTGGTAAGGGTTTCAGTGGGTATTCAAGTCTTCAAGCCCATCACAGAGTCCACACTGGggagaaaccatacaaatgtgaGGTATGTGGAAAGGGCTTCAGTCAGAGATCAAATCTTCAGGCTCATCAGAGAgtccacacaggagagaaaccatacaaatgtgaTGCATGTGGTAAGGGTTTCCGTTGGAGCTCAGGTCTTCTGATTCATCAAAGAGTCCATACTAGTGATAAATTCTATAGAAGTGAAGACTTTGGTAAGGACTACCCTTCATCAGAGAATCTACACAGAAATGAAGATTCTGTTTCGTTTTGA